The Sphingomicrobium sp. genome has a window encoding:
- a CDS encoding aspartate aminotransferase family protein: MAITPLMPVYPRSPVRPVRGEGPYLFGENGEKYLDFASGIAVNLLGHGHPHLTKAIQDQAATLMHVSNLYGSPQGEAFAQRLVDLTFADTVFFTNSGAEAVECAIKTARRYHFAKGNAHKHNLITFSNAFHGRTMATISATDQAKLRDGFAPLLTGFTVVEFNDLDGALAAIDENTAGFLVEPIQGEGGIRPASHEFLAGLRAACDENDLCLVFDEVQCGVARTGHLYAYQHYGVEPDIMASAKGIGGGFPLGACLATEKAAAGMVIGTHGSTYGGNPLAMAAGQAVFDIVANDEFLSGVRQTGDRLRAALEQMIPNHDHLFESVRGVGLMLGVKMKTDSRAFVTYLRDKGLLTVAAGDNVIRVLPPLNIEESHVREFVDMLSSAAADYEVPAEAA; the protein is encoded by the coding sequence ATGGCCATCACGCCGCTCATGCCCGTTTATCCGCGTTCGCCGGTGCGCCCGGTGCGGGGCGAAGGGCCGTATCTGTTCGGCGAGAATGGTGAGAAGTATCTGGACTTCGCGAGCGGCATCGCGGTCAACCTTCTCGGCCACGGGCACCCGCACCTGACCAAGGCGATCCAGGATCAGGCGGCGACGCTGATGCACGTGTCGAACCTCTACGGCTCGCCGCAGGGCGAGGCGTTCGCGCAGCGGCTGGTCGACCTGACCTTCGCCGACACGGTGTTCTTCACCAATTCGGGCGCCGAGGCGGTGGAATGCGCGATCAAGACCGCGCGCCGCTATCATTTTGCCAAGGGCAACGCGCACAAGCACAACCTCATCACTTTCTCGAACGCCTTCCATGGGCGGACGATGGCGACGATCAGCGCGACCGACCAGGCGAAGCTGCGCGACGGCTTCGCGCCGCTGCTGACGGGCTTCACCGTGGTCGAGTTCAACGACCTGGACGGCGCGCTTGCGGCGATCGACGAGAATACGGCCGGCTTCCTTGTCGAGCCGATCCAGGGCGAGGGCGGCATCCGCCCGGCGAGCCACGAATTCCTCGCCGGCCTTCGCGCCGCCTGCGACGAGAACGACCTTTGCCTCGTCTTCGACGAAGTGCAGTGCGGCGTCGCCCGCACCGGCCACCTCTACGCATACCAGCATTATGGCGTGGAGCCGGACATCATGGCCTCGGCCAAGGGCATCGGCGGCGGCTTCCCGCTCGGCGCCTGTCTCGCGACCGAGAAAGCGGCGGCCGGCATGGTGATCGGCACCCACGGGTCAACCTATGGCGGCAACCCGCTGGCGATGGCCGCCGGGCAGGCGGTGTTCGACATTGTCGCCAATGACGAATTCCTGAGCGGTGTCCGCCAGACCGGCGATCGGCTCCGCGCGGCCCTCGAGCAGATGATCCCGAACCACGACCATCTGTTCGAAAGCGTCCGCGGCGTCGGCCTGATGCTGGGCGTCAAGATGAAGACCGACAGCCGCGCGTTCGTGACCTATTTGCGCGACAAGGGGCTGCTGACGGTCGCAGCCGGGGACAATGTCATCCGCGTGCTGCCGCCGCTCAACATCGAGGAGAGCCACGTCCGCGAGTTCGTCGACATGCTGTCGTCGGCGGCGGCGGACTATGAGGTTCCCGCCGAAGCGGCCTGA
- the purC gene encoding phosphoribosylaminoimidazolesuccinocarboxamide synthase has product MARRRQIYEGKAKILYEGPEPGTLIQYFKDDATAFNAQKRGTISGKGVINNRISEHIFTALQTIGVPTHFIRRVNMREQLIRQVEIVPIEVVVRNVAAGSLSKRLGIEEGTQLPRTIIEYYYKDDALGDPMIADEHIACFGWATQDEMNDIADMAIRVNDFLSGMFSAIGIRLIDFKLEFGRVWDGDYSRVILADEISPDGCRLWDTKTSQKLDKDRFRQDLGGVEEAYQEVARRLGLLQPDEEVAVLDFDEHRKKRGK; this is encoded by the coding sequence ATGGCTCGTCGCCGCCAGATCTACGAAGGCAAGGCCAAGATCCTCTACGAGGGTCCAGAGCCGGGCACGCTGATCCAATACTTCAAGGACGATGCGACCGCCTTCAACGCGCAGAAGCGCGGCACGATCAGCGGCAAGGGGGTGATCAACAACCGCATTTCCGAGCATATCTTCACGGCGCTGCAGACGATCGGCGTTCCGACGCACTTCATCCGCCGCGTCAACATGCGCGAGCAGCTGATCCGCCAGGTCGAGATCGTGCCGATCGAGGTGGTGGTCCGCAACGTCGCGGCCGGCTCGCTGTCCAAGCGCCTCGGGATCGAGGAGGGCACGCAGCTCCCGCGCACGATCATCGAATATTATTACAAGGACGATGCGCTGGGCGACCCGATGATCGCCGACGAACATATCGCCTGCTTCGGCTGGGCGACGCAGGACGAAATGAACGACATCGCCGACATGGCGATCCGCGTGAACGACTTCCTGTCGGGCATGTTCTCGGCGATCGGCATCCGCCTGATCGACTTTAAGCTGGAGTTCGGCCGCGTCTGGGACGGCGATTACAGCCGCGTGATCCTCGCCGACGAGATCAGCCCGGACGGCTGCCGCCTGTGGGACACGAAGACCAGCCAGAAGCTCGACAAGGACCGCTTCCGTCAAGATCTCGGCGGCGTTGAGGAAGCCTATCAGGAAGTGGCGCGGCGCCTCGGTCTTCTCCAGCCCGACGAGGAAGTCGCCGTGCTGGACTTCGACGAGCACCGGAAGAAGCGCGGGAAGTAA
- a CDS encoding ABC transporter permease, producing the protein MDSPSAKDQATDWVRFAPGQPVLRGVNWGGLKTLYIKEVRRFFKVQMQTVWAPAITTLLYLAIFTVALGRGGKTVMGVPFADFIAPGLIVMAMIQNAFANASFSLLVGKIQGNIVDYLMPPLSTGELIAALIGAAVTRAFLVGVAVWLVMLLWPGVSVEVRHPLLAFWFGLMGALLLSFLGLLTSVWAEKFDHAAAVTNFVVTPLSLLSGTFYSIHSLAPAFQTVSHANPFFYVISGFRAGFLKVSDSPLLVGSVGLLVLNLALWALCYVLLKRGWKIKA; encoded by the coding sequence ATGGATTCCCCTTCCGCCAAGGACCAAGCGACCGACTGGGTGCGCTTTGCGCCCGGTCAACCGGTGCTGAGGGGCGTCAATTGGGGAGGCCTCAAGACCCTTTATATCAAGGAGGTGCGTCGGTTCTTCAAGGTGCAGATGCAGACGGTGTGGGCGCCGGCGATCACGACCTTGCTGTACCTGGCGATTTTCACCGTTGCGCTGGGCCGCGGCGGCAAGACCGTGATGGGGGTGCCGTTCGCCGATTTCATCGCGCCGGGGCTGATCGTCATGGCGATGATCCAGAACGCGTTCGCTAATGCCAGCTTCTCGCTGCTGGTCGGCAAGATCCAGGGCAATATCGTCGATTATCTGATGCCGCCGCTGTCCACCGGCGAGCTGATCGCGGCGCTGATCGGCGCGGCGGTGACGCGCGCCTTCCTGGTCGGTGTCGCGGTCTGGCTGGTGATGCTGTTGTGGCCGGGTGTGTCGGTCGAGGTGCGGCACCCGCTGCTGGCCTTCTGGTTCGGCCTGATGGGCGCGCTGCTGCTCAGCTTCCTCGGCTTGCTGACGTCCGTGTGGGCGGAGAAGTTCGACCATGCTGCCGCTGTCACCAACTTCGTGGTGACGCCGTTGTCGCTGCTGTCCGGTACCTTTTACTCGATCCACTCGCTGGCGCCCGCCTTCCAGACGGTCAGCCACGCCAACCCGTTCTTCTATGTGATCTCCGGCTTCCGCGCCGGTTTCCTCAAGGTCAGCGATTCACCGTTGCTGGTCGGCTCGGTCGGCTTGCTGGTCCTGAACCTGGCGCTGTGGGCGCTCTGCTACGTGCTGCTGAAGCGCGGCTGGAAGATCAAGGCATAA
- a CDS encoding GcrA family cell cycle regulator, producing the protein MAWTDERIERLKKMWADGATASQIADELGGVSRNAVIGKAHRLGLEQRPSPVKPGEEKEAKKAAPAPAPAPKSAPKAEAPAKPAPAAAPATSTQAAPAAPQGNAPQRGPNGGEIQYRSIGPGGFVRQGPGDQQAPIPPAPPRRLVPAKPSPEVADKTSLLDLNDRICKWPIGHPGEPDFHFCGNAANPGFPYCVEHCGVAYQAQLPRRDRRPPPPLPFGGPRVR; encoded by the coding sequence ATGGCTTGGACGGACGAGCGGATTGAACGGCTGAAGAAGATGTGGGCCGATGGCGCCACCGCCAGCCAGATCGCCGACGAGCTTGGCGGCGTCAGCCGCAACGCCGTCATCGGCAAGGCGCACCGCCTCGGCCTCGAACAGCGGCCGTCGCCGGTGAAGCCCGGCGAGGAAAAGGAAGCGAAGAAGGCCGCGCCCGCCCCCGCTCCTGCGCCGAAGTCCGCGCCAAAGGCCGAAGCGCCCGCCAAGCCCGCTCCGGCAGCAGCGCCGGCCACGTCCACGCAAGCCGCCCCGGCAGCGCCGCAGGGCAACGCCCCGCAGCGCGGCCCCAACGGCGGCGAGATCCAGTACCGCTCGATCGGTCCCGGCGGCTTCGTTCGTCAGGGCCCGGGCGACCAGCAGGCGCCGATCCCGCCGGCTCCGCCGCGCCGCCTGGTGCCGGCGAAGCCGAGCCCGGAAGTCGCCGACAAGACCAGCCTGCTCGACCTCAACGACCGCATCTGCAAATGGCCGATCGGCCATCCCGGCGAGCCCGACTTCCACTTCTGCGGCAATGCCGCGAACCCAGGCTTCCCTTATTGCGTCGAGCATTGCGGCGTCGCTTACCAGGCGCAGCTGCCGCGCCGCGATCGCCGCCCGCCGCCGCCTTTGCCGTTCGGCGGACCGCGGGTACGCTAA
- a CDS encoding AraC family transcriptional regulator, with protein MDVLKDILGSLRLTGGVVIDGVMRGDFCLLSQMTPEYCAPFFPVPETLIGYHYVRSGEMMVEVEGLPRATVKAGELVMFPRNDPHLLARRPGLEPIDAAEVSWVTGDGIHHVACGNGPETTEVWCGFLGTARECAHPLLDALPPMLTLDVGAGQEAWLDASMRFLAKEKPAPEMVARLAELCVAEAIRDYVESQPQAATGWLRGLADPAVAKALSIIHNRYAEDLDIEMLAREAGVSRTVLGERFVELLGEPPMRYCAHWRMRVAANMLREGRQNTANIAYSVGFNSEAAFNRAFKREYGEPPATWKRRVEAEEQAKVAFDGETRNYLETDPVTAVAAE; from the coding sequence ATGGACGTTCTCAAGGATATTCTCGGTTCGCTGCGCCTGACCGGCGGCGTCGTGATCGATGGGGTGATGCGCGGCGACTTCTGCCTGTTGTCGCAGATGACGCCCGAATATTGCGCGCCCTTCTTCCCGGTGCCGGAAACCTTGATCGGCTATCACTACGTGCGCTCGGGCGAGATGATGGTCGAGGTCGAGGGCCTGCCGCGGGCGACCGTCAAGGCGGGCGAGCTGGTCATGTTTCCGCGCAACGACCCGCACCTGCTCGCCAGACGGCCGGGGCTCGAGCCGATCGACGCCGCCGAGGTGAGCTGGGTCACAGGCGACGGCATCCATCATGTCGCCTGCGGGAACGGTCCCGAGACGACGGAAGTATGGTGCGGCTTCCTCGGCACGGCGCGGGAGTGCGCGCATCCGCTGCTCGATGCCTTGCCGCCGATGCTGACGCTGGACGTGGGCGCTGGCCAGGAAGCCTGGCTCGACGCGTCGATGCGCTTCCTCGCCAAGGAGAAGCCTGCGCCCGAGATGGTCGCCAGGCTTGCCGAACTGTGCGTCGCCGAGGCGATCCGCGACTATGTGGAGAGCCAGCCCCAGGCCGCGACCGGATGGCTGCGCGGGCTTGCCGATCCGGCGGTCGCCAAGGCGCTCTCGATCATCCACAATCGCTATGCCGAGGATCTGGACATCGAGATGCTGGCGCGGGAGGCGGGCGTGTCGCGCACGGTGCTGGGCGAGCGGTTCGTGGAGCTGCTCGGGGAGCCGCCGATGCGCTATTGCGCGCACTGGCGGATGCGGGTTGCCGCCAACATGCTGCGCGAAGGCCGGCAGAACACCGCCAACATCGCTTATTCGGTGGGGTTCAACAGCGAGGCCGCGTTTAATCGCGCCTTCAAGCGCGAATATGGCGAGCCGCCCGCAACGTGGAAGCGGCGGGTCGAGGCGGAGGAACAGGCCAAGGTCGCCTTCGACGGCGAGACACGAAACTACCTCGAGACCGACCCGGTCACCGCGGTCGCCGCGGAATAG
- a CDS encoding ionic transporter y4hA, which produces MKSPTQLASFVLPFAGWLLLALGFAGMASPLITGIVLIGVVMAAVHHAEVVAHRVGEPFGTLILAIAVTVIESGLIVSLMLANREAATTLARDTVFAAVMIILNLLLGLCLVAAAKHQREARFTRTGATAALSTLATLAVLTLILPNHTTTIRGPIYTPAQLTFIAGFLLLLYLTFVFVQTVGNRDYFLPKGDLKTAPKAHAEPPSDRAAWLSFTILLISLAAVVLMAKSLSKPLEDALAAAGAPRALVGIAIAGIVLLPEGVAAVRAAHANRLQTSLNLALGSALATIGLTIPVVTVTSFLLGLPLVLGLDGKSTVLLALTLFISGLSLARGRTTVLHGAVHLAIFGAYVLTTVLP; this is translated from the coding sequence GTGAAGTCGCCGACCCAGCTCGCGAGCTTCGTGCTTCCGTTCGCAGGCTGGCTGCTGCTCGCGCTCGGGTTCGCCGGCATGGCGTCGCCCCTGATCACCGGCATCGTCCTCATCGGCGTCGTGATGGCCGCGGTGCATCATGCCGAGGTCGTCGCGCACCGGGTCGGCGAACCGTTCGGCACGTTGATCCTGGCAATTGCCGTGACGGTGATCGAATCCGGGCTGATCGTCTCATTGATGCTCGCCAACCGCGAGGCGGCGACGACCCTTGCCCGGGATACAGTGTTCGCGGCGGTGATGATCATCCTCAACCTTTTGCTCGGCCTGTGCCTGGTGGCGGCCGCCAAGCACCAGCGCGAGGCGCGGTTCACCCGCACCGGCGCGACCGCGGCGCTCAGCACGCTCGCGACGTTGGCGGTGCTGACGTTGATCCTTCCCAACCATACGACGACCATCCGCGGACCCATCTATACGCCCGCGCAGCTGACCTTCATCGCCGGCTTCCTGCTGCTGCTCTATCTGACGTTCGTGTTCGTGCAGACGGTGGGCAACCGGGACTATTTCCTGCCCAAGGGCGACCTCAAGACCGCGCCGAAAGCCCATGCGGAGCCGCCGTCCGACCGCGCGGCATGGCTGTCGTTCACCATCCTCCTCATCAGCCTCGCGGCGGTCGTGCTGATGGCCAAGTCGCTGTCGAAGCCGCTCGAGGATGCGCTGGCCGCGGCCGGTGCGCCGCGGGCGCTGGTCGGCATCGCGATCGCCGGAATCGTGCTCCTGCCCGAAGGGGTGGCGGCGGTGCGGGCCGCGCACGCCAACCGGCTCCAGACGAGCCTCAACCTGGCGCTGGGTTCCGCGCTGGCGACGATCGGGCTGACCATCCCCGTCGTGACCGTGACGTCATTCCTGCTCGGCCTGCCGCTGGTGCTGGGGCTCGACGGCAAGAGCACGGTCCTGCTTGCGCTGACATTGTTCATCTCCGGGCTGTCGCTGGCGCGGGGGCGGACCACCGTGCTCCATGGCGCCGTCCATTTGGCGATCTTCGGCGCTTACGTGCTGACCACCGTGCTGCCCTAA
- the parC gene encoding DNA topoisomerase IV subunit A: MADTDDLSSIIETPFDAALSERYLVYALSTITARSLPDVRDGLKPVHRRLLWAMRLLRLDPAGAYKKSARVVGDVIGKYHPHGDQSVYDAMVRLAQSFALRYPLVDGQGNFGNIDGDNAAAYRYTEARLTPIAMQLMAGLDEGTVDFRATYNGEEEEPEVFPGLFPNLLANGASGIAVGMATSIPPHNVSELIDAAIHLIDNPKAEPQALMDFVAGPDFPTGGVLVDSRASIAEAYVTGRGSFRLRARVEKVAEKGGSWHLLVSEIPYGVPKAKLIEQIAQLIADKKLPILADVKDESDEQVRLILEPRARTVDPDLLLESLYRLTDLEVRFPLNLNVLDATRTPGVMSLKDALAAWLSFQFEVLVRRSQVRIGKIDDRLELLEGFLIAFLNLDRVIEIIRAEDEPKPVLMSEFSLTDRQAEAILNMRLRSLRRLEEMEIGRERDALSKEREELARLIEDKGRQRRRMKKDLEAVKAKFGDDRRTRIEEAGVAREIDWSAMIEKEPITVILSQRGWIRAMKGHLALEQVTDLKWREGDGPFIYFHAQTTDRLALFASNGRVYTLAGDKLPSARGFGEPVRLLIDLDAEVEIVQLIVARPEMKLLIATSDGRGFVTSGDSTLAETRKGKQLVNTRAGSNVSVVKPVPQGADSVAVVGENRKMVVFPLSELPELARGQGVMLQRYRDGGLSDAVAFRLEDGLSWALGGETGRTRTETDLSPWRAARGAAGRMPPIGFPRNNRFG; the protein is encoded by the coding sequence ATGGCCGACACTGACGACCTTTCCTCGATCATAGAGACCCCGTTCGATGCGGCGCTCTCCGAGCGCTACCTCGTCTATGCACTGTCGACGATCACCGCGCGATCGCTCCCGGACGTCCGTGACGGGTTGAAACCGGTGCATCGGCGGCTGCTGTGGGCGATGCGGCTGCTTCGGCTCGATCCTGCCGGCGCCTACAAGAAGAGCGCGCGCGTGGTCGGCGACGTCATCGGCAAATACCACCCGCACGGCGACCAGTCCGTCTACGACGCGATGGTCCGCCTCGCGCAGAGCTTCGCCCTTCGTTACCCATTGGTCGACGGGCAAGGGAATTTCGGCAACATCGACGGCGATAATGCCGCTGCCTACCGCTACACCGAAGCGCGGCTGACGCCGATCGCGATGCAGCTGATGGCCGGCCTCGACGAAGGCACGGTCGACTTCCGGGCGACCTACAACGGCGAGGAAGAAGAGCCGGAGGTTTTTCCTGGCCTGTTCCCGAACCTGCTCGCCAACGGCGCGAGCGGCATTGCCGTCGGCATGGCCACCAGCATCCCGCCGCACAATGTCAGCGAGCTGATCGATGCCGCCATCCACCTAATCGACAATCCCAAGGCCGAGCCGCAGGCGCTGATGGACTTCGTCGCTGGACCCGACTTTCCGACCGGCGGCGTTTTGGTCGACAGCAGGGCGAGCATTGCCGAAGCCTATGTGACGGGTCGCGGCTCGTTCCGCCTTCGCGCGCGGGTGGAGAAAGTCGCGGAGAAGGGCGGGAGCTGGCACCTGCTGGTCAGCGAGATTCCGTACGGGGTGCCCAAGGCAAAGCTGATCGAACAGATCGCCCAGCTGATCGCCGACAAGAAGCTGCCGATCCTGGCCGACGTGAAGGACGAGAGCGACGAACAGGTGCGGCTGATCCTGGAGCCGCGCGCACGGACCGTGGATCCGGACCTGCTGCTCGAGAGCCTCTATCGCCTCACCGACCTGGAAGTCCGATTCCCGCTCAACCTCAACGTGCTCGACGCGACCCGCACGCCGGGAGTGATGAGCCTCAAGGACGCGCTGGCGGCGTGGCTCTCCTTCCAGTTCGAGGTGCTGGTCCGCCGCAGCCAGGTGCGGATCGGCAAGATCGACGATCGCCTGGAGCTGCTCGAGGGCTTCCTCATCGCTTTCCTCAACCTCGATCGCGTCATCGAGATCATTCGCGCCGAGGATGAGCCCAAGCCGGTGCTGATGAGCGAATTCTCGCTCACCGACCGACAGGCCGAAGCGATCCTCAACATGCGGCTGCGATCGTTGCGGCGCCTGGAGGAAATGGAGATCGGGCGCGAGCGCGACGCTTTGTCGAAGGAGCGTGAGGAGCTTGCGCGCCTGATCGAGGACAAGGGCCGGCAGCGCCGGCGGATGAAGAAGGACCTCGAGGCGGTGAAGGCGAAGTTCGGCGACGACCGGCGGACGCGCATCGAGGAAGCGGGCGTCGCACGCGAGATCGACTGGTCGGCGATGATCGAGAAGGAGCCGATCACGGTCATCCTTTCGCAGCGCGGATGGATCCGGGCGATGAAGGGGCATCTCGCGCTAGAGCAGGTTACCGACCTCAAGTGGCGCGAAGGCGATGGCCCGTTCATCTATTTCCACGCGCAGACCACCGACCGGCTGGCGCTCTTCGCGTCCAACGGGCGGGTCTACACGCTTGCGGGCGACAAGCTGCCGAGCGCGCGCGGCTTCGGCGAGCCCGTGCGCCTGCTGATCGACCTGGATGCCGAGGTCGAGATCGTCCAGCTGATCGTCGCCAGGCCCGAGATGAAGCTGCTAATCGCCACCAGCGACGGGCGCGGGTTCGTGACGAGCGGCGATTCCACGCTGGCCGAGACGCGCAAAGGCAAGCAGCTCGTGAACACCCGTGCCGGCTCGAATGTGTCGGTGGTGAAGCCGGTGCCGCAGGGCGCCGACTCCGTGGCGGTCGTCGGCGAGAACCGGAAGATGGTCGTCTTTCCATTAAGCGAGCTGCCGGAGCTGGCTCGCGGGCAGGGGGTCATGCTGCAACGGTACCGCGACGGCGGCTTGAGCGACGCCGTCGCCTTCCGGCTCGAGGACGGCCTCAGCTGGGCGCTCGGAGGCGAGACGGGGCGGACGCGAACGGAAACGGACCTGTCACCATGGCGAGCCGCGCGCGGTGCTGCAGGACGCATGCCGCCGATCGGCTTTCCGCGGAATAACCGCTTCGGCTGA
- a CDS encoding phytanoyl-CoA dioxygenase family protein: MADARQSTRWWRAPLWLLELATGYKSFADNPILGSPRLNRAGLHANRVKLAHRLAWARRRRLAAAVPRDWREQFDRDGFVMVRDFLDPDQFARLREALLNSEFDTRAHQQGDTVTRRVAVGPPLLKRIPELRALLARRDWKALLSYIGSTRSEPLYYVQTIAAGVAEGPPDPQLQLHSDTFHPSLKAWLFLTDVGEDDRPLTYVPGSHRLTPERLAWEQARSVAIAGADRLTQRGSFRVDPQELSALNLPQPIHFAVPANTLVAVDTCGFHARADSNRPTLRVELWAYSRRSPFLPWTGLDPLSLPGLAERRAGWAAAILDRLDRRGWAQQHWRAVGKRRPMDGA, encoded by the coding sequence TTGGCTGACGCTCGGCAGTCGACCCGCTGGTGGCGGGCGCCTTTATGGCTGCTCGAGCTGGCGACCGGCTACAAGAGCTTCGCCGACAACCCGATCCTCGGCTCGCCGCGGCTGAACCGCGCCGGGCTTCACGCCAACCGGGTGAAGCTCGCGCACCGCCTCGCCTGGGCGCGCCGCCGCCGGCTCGCCGCCGCGGTTCCGCGCGACTGGCGCGAACAGTTCGACCGCGACGGCTTCGTCATGGTCCGCGACTTCCTCGACCCGGATCAGTTCGCCCGCCTGCGCGAGGCGCTGCTCAACAGTGAGTTCGACACCCGCGCCCATCAGCAGGGCGACACCGTCACCCGCCGCGTCGCCGTCGGGCCGCCGCTGCTGAAGCGCATCCCGGAATTGCGCGCGCTGCTCGCCCGCCGCGACTGGAAAGCTTTGCTCTCCTACATCGGCAGCACCCGCAGCGAGCCTCTTTATTATGTGCAGACGATCGCCGCCGGCGTCGCCGAAGGCCCGCCGGACCCGCAGCTGCAGCTCCATTCCGACACTTTTCACCCGTCGCTGAAGGCCTGGCTGTTCCTGACCGATGTCGGCGAGGACGACCGCCCGCTGACCTACGTCCCCGGCTCCCACCGGCTGACGCCGGAGCGCCTTGCCTGGGAACAGGCCCGCAGCGTCGCCATCGCCGGCGCCGACCGCCTGACCCAGCGCGGCTCCTTCCGCGTCGATCCGCAGGAACTTAGCGCCTTGAACCTGCCGCAGCCGATCCACTTCGCGGTCCCGGCAAACACGTTGGTCGCGGTCGACACCTGCGGCTTCCACGCCCGCGCGGATTCGAACCGCCCGACCTTGCGCGTCGAGCTGTGGGCCTACAGCCGCCGCTCACCCTTCCTGCCTTGGACCGGCCTCGATCCGCTGTCGCTCCCCGGTCTCGCCGAGCGCCGCGCCGGCTGGGCCGCCGCGATTCTCGACCGGCTCGACCGCCGCGGCTGGGCGCAGCAGCATTGGCGCGCGGTCGGCAAGCGCCGCCCGATGGACGGCGCCTAG
- a CDS encoding LysR substrate-binding domain-containing protein, with product MRRLPPLASVRAFEAAARTENFTAAAAELGMTQAAVSYQVRSLEERLGAPLFVREKGRVRLTPLGQRLLPSLSSAFDAIETAFASHREEDESLLTVTTTHTFANTWLAWRLGAFQMEHPDLAVRMTTSNEVIDLRSGDADVAVRAGRGGWEGLEEHRLFTSSFTPMASPDCIAEIERKLGRSIEPADLLDQNRISASDEWWHQWFADNGVPADESVFRRPGVRLENQANEGHAAMAGQGFALLTPLLWKGDIVAGRLCPVFPDRISSRGWAYWLAYPTERRMVPKVKRFREWLLTEMRGAVEQMGDAEPSNAEVASAQSRAA from the coding sequence ATGCGACGACTTCCCCCGCTTGCTTCCGTTCGCGCGTTCGAGGCTGCGGCCCGGACCGAGAATTTCACCGCCGCCGCGGCCGAACTTGGGATGACCCAGGCTGCCGTTTCCTACCAGGTGAGGAGCCTGGAAGAGCGGCTGGGAGCGCCGCTGTTCGTGCGCGAAAAGGGAAGGGTGCGGCTGACCCCGCTCGGGCAGCGACTGCTGCCGTCGCTGTCGAGTGCGTTCGACGCCATCGAGACGGCGTTCGCGAGCCACCGCGAGGAAGACGAGTCGCTGCTGACGGTCACAACGACGCATACGTTCGCGAACACGTGGCTGGCGTGGCGGCTCGGCGCCTTCCAGATGGAGCATCCGGACTTGGCCGTCCGCATGACCACCAGCAACGAGGTCATAGACCTGCGCTCCGGCGACGCCGACGTCGCGGTGCGGGCAGGGCGCGGCGGTTGGGAAGGGCTGGAGGAGCATCGGCTGTTCACGTCGAGCTTTACGCCGATGGCGAGCCCGGACTGCATCGCCGAGATCGAGCGGAAGCTCGGCCGCTCGATCGAACCCGCCGATCTCTTAGATCAGAACCGGATCAGCGCTTCGGATGAATGGTGGCACCAATGGTTCGCCGACAATGGCGTCCCCGCCGATGAGTCGGTGTTCCGCAGGCCCGGCGTGCGCCTCGAGAACCAGGCGAACGAGGGGCACGCGGCTATGGCGGGGCAGGGCTTCGCGCTGCTGACGCCCTTGCTGTGGAAGGGCGACATTGTGGCTGGCCGACTGTGCCCCGTGTTCCCCGACCGGATTTCCAGCCGCGGCTGGGCCTATTGGCTCGCCTATCCGACGGAGCGGCGGATGGTGCCGAAGGTCAAGCGCTTCCGCGAATGGCTGCTGACCGAAATGCGGGGCGCCGTCGAGCAGATGGGCGACGCCGAGCCGAGCAACGCGGAAGTCGCCTCGGCGCAATCACGCGCCGCCTAG
- a CDS encoding SDR family oxidoreductase codes for MGRLQDKVALVTGAASGIGAGIARAFAAEGATVWLTDIDEVGGRKLADDLGPPHRFAKLDVAVEADWGIVDELVATEGKLDILVNNAGITGFEFGPQPHDPEHASLDEWHRVHAVNLDGTFLGCRAAIRAMRPQGKGAVVNISSRSGLVGIPRAAAYASSKAAIRNHSKSVALYCASEGLEIRCNSVHPAAIMTPIWEAMIGNGPDREERIAKLVADTPVRRFGTVRATNS; via the coding sequence ATGGGCCGGCTGCAGGACAAGGTCGCGCTGGTCACCGGCGCTGCGAGCGGCATCGGCGCGGGTATCGCGCGCGCGTTCGCGGCCGAGGGCGCGACCGTCTGGCTGACCGACATCGACGAAGTGGGCGGGCGCAAGCTGGCGGATGATCTCGGGCCGCCACACCGGTTCGCCAAGCTGGATGTCGCGGTGGAGGCGGATTGGGGCATCGTCGATGAGCTGGTCGCGACCGAGGGCAAGCTCGACATCCTCGTCAACAATGCCGGGATCACCGGCTTCGAGTTCGGGCCGCAGCCACACGATCCGGAACATGCGAGCCTCGACGAATGGCATCGCGTCCATGCGGTAAACCTCGACGGCACCTTCCTCGGCTGCCGCGCCGCGATCCGCGCAATGCGGCCGCAGGGCAAGGGCGCGGTCGTCAACATCTCGTCGCGGTCGGGCCTTGTCGGCATCCCGCGCGCCGCCGCTTATGCATCGTCGAAGGCGGCGATCCGCAACCACAGCAAGAGCGTCGCCTTGTACTGCGCGTCCGAAGGGCTCGAGATCCGCTGCAACTCCGTCCACCCGGCGGCGATCATGACGCCGATCTGGGAAGCGATGATCGGCAACGGCCCCGACCGCGAGGAGCGGATCGCCAAGCTGGTCGCCGACACGCCGGTCAGGCGCTTCGGCACGGTCCGGGCGACGAACTCCTGA